From Calditrichota bacterium, one genomic window encodes:
- a CDS encoding DUF3592 domain-containing protein, translating into MIHNSTEDFKRYNEMTKWSTINGVILDGKVVGERAKRPELAYNYHVDGVTYTGYSDLATPSFGGKNYRDQSSRAVVSKYEKGDSIHVFYNPQNPEQSVLKILPKWSSYLQYGLGIIFLVLAFTLLFSGLLERK; encoded by the coding sequence ATGATTCACAACTCAACAGAGGATTTTAAAAGATATAATGAAATGACTAAATGGTCCACAATTAATGGTGTTATTCTGGATGGCAAGGTTGTGGGCGAAAGAGCAAAAAGACCTGAGTTGGCATATAATTATCATGTAGATGGAGTTACCTATACCGGATATTCAGATTTGGCGACACCTTCATTTGGAGGAAAAAATTACAGGGACCAATCATCGAGAGCAGTCGTCAGTAAATACGAGAAAGGGGATAGTATCCATGTATTTTATAATCCACAAAATCCAGAACAATCAGTATTAAAAATTTTACCAAAATGGAGTTCATATTTACAATATGGATTAGGAATTATCTTTTTAGTACTGGCCTTTACCTTATTGTTTAGTGGTCTTCTTGAACGAAAATAA